One Streptomyces sp. NBC_00102 DNA segment encodes these proteins:
- a CDS encoding TetR/AcrR family transcriptional regulator, with protein sequence MAKDEMDTRGADGAADGRRPGEAVTVPAGGEVASEAAGAESKAAGRGSAKSEQTRTVILETALRLFQERGYDKTTMRAIAQEAGVSVGNAYYYFAGKEHLVQGFYDRIGADHRAAARVVLERETDLEARLAGVLTAWLDVATPYHEFAAQFFKNAADPDSPLSPFSAESEPAREAAIALHREVLAGSKAKVPEELADALPELMWLSQMGLVLYWVFDRTPDRERTRRLALRGARLTTRGVALARFRVLRPLVREVHELFTDFLPGMASAAVANKKS encoded by the coding sequence GTGGCGAAGGACGAGATGGACACCAGGGGCGCGGACGGCGCGGCGGACGGCCGGCGGCCCGGCGAGGCAGTGACGGTGCCTGCGGGCGGGGAAGTGGCGTCCGAAGCGGCGGGCGCCGAGTCGAAGGCCGCCGGCCGTGGCTCCGCGAAGAGCGAGCAGACCCGCACGGTCATCCTGGAGACGGCTCTGCGGCTCTTCCAGGAACGCGGTTACGACAAGACGACCATGCGGGCCATCGCCCAGGAGGCGGGCGTCTCGGTCGGCAACGCGTACTACTACTTCGCCGGCAAGGAACACCTGGTCCAGGGCTTCTACGACCGCATCGGCGCCGACCACCGGGCCGCCGCCCGGGTCGTCCTGGAGCGCGAGACCGATCTGGAGGCCCGCCTCGCGGGCGTCCTGACCGCCTGGCTCGACGTCGCCACGCCGTACCACGAGTTCGCGGCGCAGTTCTTCAAGAACGCGGCCGACCCGGACAGTCCGCTGAGCCCGTTCTCCGCGGAGTCGGAGCCCGCCCGCGAAGCGGCGATCGCCCTGCACCGCGAGGTGCTGGCGGGTTCGAAGGCGAAGGTCCCCGAGGAGTTGGCGGACGCCCTGCCGGAGCTGATGTGGCTCTCCCAGATGGGCCTGGTCCTCTACTGGGTGTTCGACCGCACCCCGGACCGGGAACGCACCCGGCGGCTCGCCCTCCGGGGCGCCCGGCTCACCACCCGGGGCGTCGCGCTCGCCCGTTTCCGGGTGCTGCGTCCGCTGGTGCGCGAGGTGCACGAGCTGTTCACGGACTTCCTGCCGGGGATGGCCTCGGCGGCGGTCGCGAACAAGAAGAGCTGA
- a CDS encoding thiol-disulfide oxidoreductase DCC family protein, whose protein sequence is MSHEGTGVPTTGAGTPAVGTAVRRLTVLYDAQCPLCVHLRHWLRGQRQIVPLDLVPAASEEAHRRFPDLDHSATLEEITVVGDRGQVYRGTAAWIVCLWALAGHRPKAHWLTTPAGRPLARATVLAAAKYRSVTGAAPCDPSAACAVSPKVTDG, encoded by the coding sequence ATGTCCCACGAAGGAACCGGGGTGCCCACCACGGGGGCGGGCACCCCGGCCGTGGGGACGGCGGTCCGCCGGCTCACCGTGCTGTACGACGCCCAGTGCCCGCTCTGCGTCCACCTGCGCCACTGGCTGCGGGGGCAGCGTCAGATCGTCCCGCTGGACCTGGTGCCCGCCGCGTCCGAGGAGGCCCACCGGCGGTTCCCGGATCTGGACCACTCGGCGACGCTGGAGGAGATCACCGTCGTCGGCGACCGGGGGCAGGTGTACCGGGGGACGGCGGCGTGGATCGTCTGCCTCTGGGCGCTCGCCGGCCACCGGCCGAAGGCTCACTGGCTCACCACCCCGGCGGGCCGTCCGCTCGCCCGCGCGACGGTGCTGGCCGCCGCGAAGTACCGGTCGGTGACGGGGGCCGCCCCCTGCGATCCGTCCGCCGCCTGCGCGGTCTCCCCGAAGGTGACGGACGGATAG
- a CDS encoding MFS transporter: protein MPSHPLRTRSFALLFAGQTLSLAGDAAVPVALTLAVYRATGSSGALALVLTCALVPKVLLLPLGGVIGDRFDPRTVALVTNAVRAAGQIFVGLQLLGGHPHLWQIAAAEAVGGVAGAFSLPTAAPLVRGTVDDSQLLRANALMASVNGAVRLGGPALGGTLVLTVGAGWAFLLDGASFAACAALLAAIRVRRVRILHSPVLADLKEGWSEVRARDWYWSTLIAHGVWNGAAAVLATLGPAMTVGTHGDGEGTWVTLMQVGSAGVLAGSLLAGRARPRRPVLVSTLGLSTYALPLALLAASAPAWATAAAYGLALTGLGYLGPVWDTSVMSAVPEKTLARVTSYDWLISIAAMPLGYVLAPLAASAVGPGLPLGVAAAAVLVSCLATAALPGVRHFETAPGPGAPRAPEVAPTQTRTSS, encoded by the coding sequence ATGCCCTCCCACCCCTTGCGCACTCGCTCCTTCGCGCTGCTCTTCGCCGGCCAGACCCTCTCCCTGGCCGGCGACGCCGCCGTGCCGGTCGCGCTCACCCTCGCCGTCTACCGGGCCACCGGATCGAGCGGCGCCCTCGCTCTCGTGCTGACCTGCGCGCTGGTCCCCAAGGTGTTACTGCTGCCGCTCGGCGGGGTGATCGGCGACCGGTTCGACCCGAGGACCGTCGCGCTCGTGACCAACGCGGTACGGGCGGCGGGCCAGATCTTCGTCGGCCTGCAACTCCTCGGCGGACACCCCCACCTCTGGCAGATCGCGGCCGCCGAGGCGGTCGGGGGCGTCGCGGGGGCCTTCTCCCTGCCGACCGCCGCCCCGCTGGTCCGGGGCACGGTGGACGACTCCCAACTACTGCGCGCCAATGCCCTGATGGCCTCGGTCAACGGGGCGGTGAGGCTCGGCGGACCCGCCCTCGGAGGCACCCTGGTCCTGACCGTGGGAGCCGGGTGGGCGTTCCTGCTCGACGGCGCGAGCTTCGCGGCGTGCGCCGCGCTGCTGGCCGCGATCCGGGTACGGCGCGTCCGGATACTCCACTCCCCGGTCCTCGCGGACCTCAAGGAGGGCTGGAGCGAGGTGCGCGCCCGCGACTGGTACTGGTCCACCCTGATCGCGCACGGTGTCTGGAACGGCGCCGCGGCGGTGCTGGCCACCCTCGGCCCGGCGATGACCGTCGGCACGCACGGCGACGGGGAGGGCACGTGGGTCACCCTCATGCAGGTCGGCTCCGCCGGAGTGCTGGCAGGCTCCCTGCTGGCCGGCCGGGCCCGGCCGCGCCGCCCGGTGCTGGTCTCCACCCTGGGCCTCTCGACGTACGCCCTGCCCCTGGCACTGCTCGCCGCCTCCGCGCCCGCCTGGGCGACCGCCGCCGCGTACGGACTCGCCCTCACCGGCCTGGGGTACCTCGGCCCGGTCTGGGACACCTCGGTGATGTCGGCCGTCCCGGAGAAGACCCTGGCCCGGGTCACCTCGTACGACTGGCTGATCTCGATCGCCGCGATGCCTCTGGGGTACGTACTCGCCCCACTGGCCGCCTCGGCGGTGGGGCCCGGACTCCCGCTCGGGGTGGCCGCCGCGGCGGTGCTGGTGAGCTGCCTGGCCACGGCCGCACTGCCGGGCGTCCGGCACTTCGAGACCGCACCGGGCCCCGGCGCGCCCCGTGCCCCCGAGGTGGCGCCGACGCAGACCCGGACCTCTTCTTGA
- a CDS encoding MarR family winged helix-turn-helix transcriptional regulator — protein MQPRDRVDSHIERWKPVLPGLDPHVEGAVTRMQKITAHLRRVREQSLADADLDRPEFETLHELAGRGGAAAPSELAAALDLAPASVTGRLDVLEGRGYVRRTPSTTDRRRVVVELTPLGRATWMGSMDYLGHEETRLIDVLDAEERVLLNSLLRRVLLAAEHRPEPEGSRS, from the coding sequence ATGCAGCCACGCGACCGGGTCGACAGCCATATAGAGCGGTGGAAGCCGGTACTTCCCGGACTCGATCCGCACGTCGAGGGTGCGGTGACCCGGATGCAGAAAATCACCGCGCATCTGCGCCGGGTGCGGGAGCAGTCGCTCGCCGACGCCGACCTGGACCGCCCGGAGTTCGAGACCCTCCACGAGCTGGCCGGGCGCGGGGGCGCCGCCGCCCCGTCCGAACTGGCCGCCGCCCTCGATCTGGCGCCCGCCTCCGTCACCGGGCGGCTCGACGTGCTGGAGGGCCGAGGCTACGTACGCCGGACCCCCTCCACCACCGACCGGCGCAGGGTCGTCGTGGAACTCACCCCGCTCGGCCGGGCCACCTGGATGGGCTCCATGGACTACCTCGGCCACGAGGAGACCCGGCTGATCGACGTGCTGGACGCGGAGGAGCGCGTCCTGCTCAACTCACTGCTGCGGCGCGTCCTGCTGGCCGCCGAACACCGCCCGGAGCCGGAGGGCTCCCGCTCCTGA
- a CDS encoding succinate dehydrogenase iron-sulfur subunit — translation MATPTLEKTSAPEPGFADTPYITATIRIRRFNPEVSDAAVWQDFQIEIDPKERVLDALHKIKWEQDGTLTFRRSCAHGICGSDAMRINGKNRLACKTLIKDINPEKPITVEAIKGLTVLKDLVVDMDPFFQAYRDVMPFLVTKGNEPTRERLQSAEDRARFDDTTKCILCAACTSSCPVFWNDGQYFGPAAIVNAHRFIFDSRDEAGEQRLEILNDRDGVWRCRTTFNCTDACPRGIEVTKAIQEVKRALITRRF, via the coding sequence ATGGCTACCCCGACCCTGGAGAAGACGAGCGCTCCCGAGCCCGGCTTCGCCGACACCCCGTACATCACGGCCACGATCCGGATCCGCCGCTTCAACCCGGAGGTCTCCGACGCGGCGGTCTGGCAGGACTTCCAGATCGAGATCGACCCGAAGGAGCGTGTCCTCGACGCCCTTCACAAGATCAAGTGGGAGCAGGACGGCACGCTGACGTTCCGCCGTTCCTGCGCGCACGGCATCTGCGGCTCCGACGCGATGCGGATCAACGGCAAGAACAGGCTCGCCTGCAAGACGCTGATCAAGGACATCAACCCGGAGAAGCCGATCACGGTCGAGGCCATCAAGGGCCTCACGGTCCTCAAGGACCTCGTGGTCGACATGGACCCGTTCTTCCAGGCGTACCGCGACGTCATGCCGTTCCTGGTCACCAAGGGGAACGAGCCGACCCGCGAGCGCCTGCAGTCCGCCGAGGACCGCGCGCGCTTCGACGACACCACCAAGTGCATCCTGTGCGCCGCGTGCACGTCCTCGTGCCCGGTGTTCTGGAACGACGGCCAGTACTTCGGCCCGGCGGCGATCGTCAACGCGCACCGCTTCATCTTCGACTCGCGCGACGAGGCCGGCGAACAGCGGCTGGAGATCCTCAACGACCGTGACGGCGTGTGGCGTTGCCGTACGACCTTCAACTGCACGGACGCCTGCCCGCGCGGCATCGAGGTCACCAAGGCCATCCAGGAAGTGAAGCGCGCGCTGATCACGCGTCGTTTCTGA
- the sdhA gene encoding succinate dehydrogenase flavoprotein subunit, with translation MQIHKYDTVIVGAGGAGMRAAIESTKRSRTAVLTKLYPTRSHTGAAQGGMAAALANVEEDNWEWHTFDTIKGGDYLVDQDAAEILAKEAIDAVLDLEKMGLPFNRTPEGRIDQRRFGGHTRSHGEAPVRRSCYASDRTGHMILQTLYQNCVKEGVEFFNEFYVLDLLLQEDPETGVKKSAGVVAYELSTGEIHVFQAKAIIFASGGTGKFFKVTSNAHTLTGDGQAAAWRRGLPLEDMEFFQFHPTGIWRMGILLTEGARGEGGILRNKDGERFMEKYAPVMKDLASRDVVSRSIYTEIREGRGCGPEGDHVYLDLTHLPPEQLDAKLPDITEFARTYLGIEPYTDPIPIQPTAHYAMGGIPTNVMGEVLADNTTVVPGLYAAGEVACVSVHGANRLGTNSLLDINVFGRRSGIAAAEYSAENDFVELPENPAQMVVDQVERLRNSTGTERVSAIRLELQECMDANVMVFRTEQTIKTAVDKIAELRKRYRDVSIQDKGKRFNTDLLEAVELGNLLELAEVMATSALARKESRGGHYREDFPNRDDVNFMRHTMAYREVAADGTESIRLDYKPVVQTRYQPMERKY, from the coding sequence ATGCAGATCCACAAGTACGACACCGTCATCGTCGGTGCCGGCGGCGCCGGTATGCGCGCGGCCATCGAGTCCACGAAGCGCAGCCGCACCGCGGTGCTGACGAAGCTCTACCCCACCCGCTCCCACACGGGCGCGGCGCAGGGCGGCATGGCCGCCGCGCTGGCGAACGTGGAGGAGGACAACTGGGAGTGGCACACCTTCGACACGATCAAGGGCGGCGACTACCTGGTCGACCAGGACGCCGCCGAGATCCTGGCGAAGGAGGCCATCGACGCGGTCCTCGACCTGGAGAAGATGGGCCTGCCGTTCAACCGCACGCCCGAGGGCCGTATCGACCAGCGCCGTTTCGGCGGGCACACCCGCAGCCACGGTGAGGCCCCCGTCCGCCGGTCCTGCTACGCCTCGGACCGTACGGGCCACATGATCCTCCAGACGCTGTACCAGAACTGCGTCAAGGAGGGTGTGGAGTTCTTCAACGAGTTCTACGTCCTGGACCTCCTGCTCCAGGAGGACCCCGAGACCGGCGTGAAGAAGTCCGCGGGCGTCGTCGCGTACGAGCTCTCCACGGGCGAGATCCACGTCTTCCAGGCGAAGGCGATCATCTTCGCCTCCGGCGGCACCGGCAAGTTCTTCAAGGTGACGTCGAACGCGCACACCCTGACCGGCGACGGCCAGGCCGCCGCGTGGCGTCGCGGGCTGCCGCTGGAGGACATGGAGTTCTTCCAGTTCCACCCGACGGGCATCTGGCGCATGGGCATCCTGCTGACGGAGGGCGCCCGCGGTGAGGGCGGCATCCTCCGCAACAAGGACGGCGAGCGCTTCATGGAGAAGTACGCGCCGGTCATGAAGGACCTCGCGTCCCGTGACGTCGTGTCCCGCTCCATCTACACGGAGATCCGTGAGGGCCGCGGCTGCGGTCCCGAGGGCGACCACGTCTACCTCGACCTCACGCACCTCCCGCCGGAGCAGCTGGACGCGAAGCTCCCGGACATCACGGAGTTCGCGCGTACGTACCTCGGCATCGAGCCCTACACGGACCCGATCCCGATCCAGCCGACCGCGCACTACGCCATGGGCGGCATCCCGACCAACGTCATGGGTGAGGTCCTCGCGGACAACACCACCGTCGTCCCGGGCCTGTACGCCGCGGGCGAGGTCGCGTGCGTGTCCGTGCACGGTGCCAACCGTCTGGGTACCAACTCGCTGCTCGACATCAACGTCTTCGGACGCCGGTCGGGCATCGCCGCCGCCGAGTACTCCGCGGAGAACGACTTCGTCGAGCTTCCCGAGAACCCGGCGCAGATGGTCGTGGACCAGGTCGAGCGCCTGCGGAACTCCACCGGCACCGAGCGCGTCTCGGCGATCCGCCTGGAGCTCCAGGAGTGCATGGACGCCAACGTGATGGTGTTCCGCACCGAGCAGACGATCAAGACGGCGGTCGACAAGATCGCCGAGCTGCGCAAGCGCTACCGAGACGTGTCCATCCAGGACAAGGGCAAGCGGTTCAACACGGACCTGCTGGAGGCCGTCGAGCTGGGCAACCTGCTCGAACTGGCCGAGGTCATGGCGACGTCCGCGCTGGCCCGCAAGGAGTCCCGCGGCGGTCACTACCGCGAGGACTTCCCCAACCGCGACGACGTCAACTTCATGCGCCACACCATGGCGTACCGCGAGGTCGCGGCCGACGGCACCGAGTCGATCCGGCTCGACTACAAGCCGGTCGTCCAGACCCGCTACCAGCCGATGGAGCGTAAGTACTGA
- a CDS encoding succinate dehydrogenase hydrophobic membrane anchor subunit translates to MSTETSSAIGDVEGVSLYDVDHPAPVIEPPRKRTGKSPKSTRGNFEMYAWLFMRLSGIVLVVLVIGHLLIQLVLDGGVSKIGFAFVAGRWASPFWQVWDLAMLWLAMLHGSNGLRTVINDYAERANTRFWLKMLLYTATVFTVLLGTLVIFTFDPNIR, encoded by the coding sequence ATGTCGACCGAGACCTCTTCCGCGATCGGTGACGTCGAAGGCGTGAGCCTTTACGACGTCGACCACCCGGCCCCGGTGATCGAGCCCCCGCGCAAGCGGACCGGCAAGTCCCCGAAGTCGACGCGCGGCAACTTCGAGATGTACGCCTGGCTCTTCATGCGCCTGTCGGGCATCGTGCTGGTCGTCCTGGTCATCGGCCACCTGCTGATCCAGCTGGTGCTCGACGGTGGCGTGTCCAAGATCGGCTTCGCCTTCGTGGCGGGCCGCTGGGCCTCTCCGTTCTGGCAGGTCTGGGACCTGGCGATGCTCTGGCTCGCCATGCTCCACGGCTCCAACGGCCTCCGTACGGTCATCAACGACTACGCCGAGCGGGCGAACACCCGTTTCTGGCTCAAGATGCTCCTGTACACCGCCACGGTCTTCACCGTCCTGCTGGGCACGCTGGTGATCTTCACCTTCGACCCGAACATCCGCTAG
- the sdhC gene encoding succinate dehydrogenase, cytochrome b556 subunit yields the protein MPAGTLYRGREGMWSWVAHRVTGVLIFFFLFVHVLDTALVRVSPEAYDDVVATYKTPIVSLLEYGLVAAILFHALNGLRIVAVDFWSKGPRFQKQMLWTVLGIWIVLMVGALYPVLGHAVRVIFGS from the coding sequence GTGCCGGCTGGAACGCTGTACCGCGGCCGGGAAGGCATGTGGTCCTGGGTGGCTCATCGAGTCACCGGTGTCCTCATTTTCTTCTTCCTGTTCGTACACGTCCTGGACACCGCTCTCGTCCGTGTCTCCCCCGAGGCGTACGACGACGTCGTGGCCACTTACAAGACCCCGATCGTCTCGCTGCTCGAGTACGGCCTGGTCGCCGCCATCCTGTTCCACGCGCTGAACGGTCTCCGGATCGTCGCCGTGGACTTCTGGTCCAAGGGCCCGCGTTTCCAGAAGCAGATGCTCTGGACCGTGCTCGGTATCTGGATCGTGCTGATGGTGGGGGCTCTCTACCCCGTCCTCGGTCACGCCGTCCGCGTCATCTTCGGGAGCTGA
- a CDS encoding 2-oxo-4-hydroxy-4-carboxy-5-ureidoimidazoline decarboxylase has protein sequence MAEAALLECCGSTRWAHRMASHRPYPDLDSLLAASDEAGYDLSPTDVAEALAGEAAPSLREDAPHAARLALDAAHAAYVTKFGHAFVICLDGHPPSRQLDQVLAGIRARLTHDPDEERSLTAEEMRRLARGRIIELVTGPSPDTARGRETPSPSVADRLPL, from the coding sequence GTGGCCGAGGCCGCCCTGCTGGAGTGCTGCGGCAGCACCCGCTGGGCGCACCGCATGGCCTCGCACCGCCCGTATCCCGATCTGGACTCCTTGCTCGCCGCCTCGGACGAAGCGGGTTACGACCTGTCTCCCACGGATGTCGCCGAGGCGCTCGCCGGCGAGGCGGCCCCCTCGCTGCGCGAGGACGCGCCCCACGCGGCGCGGCTGGCGCTGGACGCCGCGCACGCGGCGTACGTGACGAAGTTCGGGCACGCGTTCGTGATCTGCCTGGACGGGCATCCGCCCTCCCGCCAGCTGGACCAGGTGCTGGCCGGCATCAGGGCCCGGCTGACGCACGATCCGGACGAGGAGCGCTCGCTCACGGCGGAGGAAATGCGGCGGCTCGCCCGGGGACGCATCATCGAGCTGGTGACGGGACCCTCCCCGGACACGGCCCGCGGCCGGGAAACCCCTAGCCCGTCCGTGGCTGATCGATTGCCTCTTTGA
- a CDS encoding glycoside hydrolase family 20 protein, whose product MFPPRGSLVTGAALTAAVMALVSCGSGDGGGSEPTGDAASSPAISPSSPDADPPSPSPTRSYPLSSAPRTIPAVREHTAARGPGWKPSSSGGVVLADGSGALADEARLLAKELRLHYRGEETPRSGDVELSLDKGAKSGAESYTLTTRDGRVTISGPDEAGVFWGTRTLKQAVAADGTFPEGVVNDRPDRPQRGFNLDIARKPYSVDWIEDRLREMADLKMNQFGLHFSDDQAFRIESRTHPEVVSQDHLSQAQVKEILALAKSLHIEVVPEIDSPGHLGAVLRAHPDLQLHSVSGTASKGSLDISKPGAAKLIDELLDEFTGLFGGKFWHLGADEYQALTVPDPGASYPQLLAAARRKYGDGATIEDLATGWLNDRAAVVRPEGMTAKAWNDGLFSGGSVQADKRIEIEYWTGKEIGAREPEAYLAEGRPVVNLNDEFLYYVLGQPNTFVYPTGKRIYEQWTPLVLRGTRPVPAKYSDQILGGRFAVWGDFPNAQTQTEVAAGIRLPLAATAQKLWVPGKPALSWAEFTALAAEIDGWG is encoded by the coding sequence ATGTTCCCCCCACGCGGTTCCCTCGTCACCGGAGCGGCCCTCACCGCCGCCGTGATGGCCCTCGTCTCCTGCGGCTCGGGCGACGGCGGCGGCTCCGAGCCCACCGGGGACGCCGCCTCGTCACCCGCCATATCCCCGTCGAGCCCGGACGCCGACCCGCCCTCCCCGTCCCCCACCCGCAGCTACCCCCTCTCCTCGGCGCCCCGCACCATCCCGGCGGTACGCGAGCACACCGCCGCACGGGGCCCCGGGTGGAAGCCGTCCTCCTCCGGCGGAGTGGTCCTCGCGGACGGCAGCGGGGCCCTCGCGGACGAGGCCCGGCTGCTCGCCAAGGAGCTGCGGCTGCACTACCGGGGCGAAGAGACCCCCCGTTCGGGTGACGTCGAACTCTCCCTGGACAAGGGAGCGAAGAGTGGGGCGGAGTCGTACACCCTCACCACGCGGGACGGCCGGGTGACCATCAGTGGACCCGACGAGGCCGGTGTCTTCTGGGGCACCCGCACCCTCAAGCAGGCCGTCGCCGCCGACGGCACTTTCCCCGAGGGGGTCGTCAACGACCGACCGGACCGGCCGCAGCGGGGGTTCAACCTGGACATCGCGCGCAAGCCGTACAGCGTCGACTGGATCGAGGACCGGCTCCGCGAGATGGCCGACCTCAAGATGAACCAGTTCGGCCTGCACTTCTCCGACGACCAGGCGTTCCGCATCGAATCCCGCACCCACCCCGAGGTGGTCTCCCAGGACCACCTGAGCCAGGCCCAGGTGAAGGAGATCCTGGCGCTGGCGAAGAGCCTGCACATCGAGGTGGTCCCCGAGATCGACTCGCCCGGACACCTCGGAGCCGTACTCCGGGCCCACCCCGACCTCCAGCTCCACAGCGTCTCCGGGACGGCGTCCAAGGGGTCCCTCGACATCTCGAAGCCGGGAGCGGCGAAGCTGATCGACGAACTGCTCGACGAGTTCACCGGCCTCTTCGGCGGGAAGTTCTGGCACCTGGGCGCCGACGAGTACCAGGCGCTCACCGTCCCGGACCCCGGCGCCTCGTACCCGCAACTCCTCGCCGCCGCGCGGCGGAAGTACGGCGACGGAGCCACCATCGAGGACCTCGCCACCGGCTGGCTCAACGACCGCGCCGCCGTGGTCCGCCCCGAGGGGATGACCGCGAAGGCGTGGAACGACGGCCTCTTCAGCGGCGGCTCCGTCCAGGCGGACAAGCGGATCGAGATCGAGTACTGGACGGGCAAGGAGATCGGCGCCCGCGAACCGGAGGCGTACCTGGCCGAGGGACGCCCGGTGGTCAACCTCAACGACGAGTTCCTCTATTACGTACTCGGCCAGCCGAACACCTTCGTCTACCCGACCGGCAAGCGGATCTACGAGCAGTGGACCCCGCTCGTGCTGCGCGGCACCCGGCCGGTCCCGGCGAAGTACTCCGACCAGATCCTCGGCGGACGGTTCGCCGTCTGGGGCGACTTCCCGAACGCCCAGACGCAGACGGAGGTGGCCGCGGGCATCCGGCTGCCCCTGGCGGCCACGGCGCAGAAGCTCTGGGTACCGGGGAAGCCGGCACTGAGCTGGGCGGAGTTCACCGCTCTCGCGGCGGAGATCGACGGCTGGGGGTGA
- a CDS encoding RNA polymerase sigma factor — protein sequence MLGDDAELTAAVLAAQGGSEEAFRVVYRAVQPRLLGYIRTLVGEADAEDVASETWFQIARDLGRFSGDADRFRGWAARIARNRSLDHLRMRGRRPAIGGDETELTGRPAESDTAGEALESMGTDRAMALIARLPQDQAEAVVLRVVVGLDAKSAAQTLGKRPGAVRTAAHRGLKRLAEVLGGEQREAEWAGTVPQGPRNDGTERGAGVRDGPGPELGAVPAQRLGRGGVAAPAGGVPAVTHSRPWTQKDM from the coding sequence GTGCTGGGGGACGACGCGGAGCTGACCGCCGCGGTGCTCGCGGCACAGGGCGGGAGCGAGGAAGCCTTCCGCGTTGTGTACCGCGCTGTGCAGCCGCGGCTGTTGGGGTACATACGCACACTGGTGGGGGAGGCGGACGCGGAGGACGTGGCGTCCGAGACGTGGTTCCAGATAGCCCGTGATCTGGGCCGGTTCAGTGGTGACGCCGACCGGTTCCGGGGGTGGGCCGCCCGGATCGCGCGCAACCGGTCCCTGGACCATCTGCGGATGCGCGGCCGGCGCCCCGCGATCGGCGGTGACGAGACCGAGTTGACGGGGCGTCCGGCCGAATCGGACACCGCGGGCGAGGCCCTGGAGTCCATGGGGACCGACCGGGCCATGGCGCTCATAGCGAGGCTTCCGCAGGACCAGGCCGAGGCGGTCGTGCTGCGGGTGGTCGTCGGCCTCGACGCCAAGAGCGCCGCGCAGACGCTGGGGAAGCGGCCCGGTGCCGTACGCACCGCCGCGCACCGCGGGCTCAAGCGGCTCGCGGAGGTGCTGGGCGGGGAGCAGCGGGAAGCGGAATGGGCCGGTACGGTCCCTCAGGGGCCGCGGAACGACGGGACGGAGCGCGGTGCGGGGGTCCGGGACGGGCCCGGACCGGAACTCGGTGCCGTACCCGCGCAACGCCTGGGGCGGGGTGGTGTGGCGGCACCCGCGGGAGGGGTTCCCGCAGTGACGCATTCGCGTCCGTGGACGCAGAAGGACATGTGA
- a CDS encoding L,D-transpeptidase family protein — MGGSVAVLLVGAVLATGCEPVEATGGTGASPVPRVTTAPTTPTAPVAPSSPSPSRSSDDKPAAPAPTRTSPAAPAPSPSARVLMKVGSEGARVRELQARLRQTKHFARNPTGYYGTLTAQAVEAFQRGLGIEATGRTDTVTWQRLLAATRTPTASELDPPTELPVAAPDPRCLKGRVLCVSKESRTLAWMIDGRVVSVMDVRFGSEYTPTREGVFSVYWKSRHHVSTLYGSAMPYAMFFSGGQAVHYSADFAARGYGGASHGCVNVRDEKKISALYEQVKNGDKVVIYH; from the coding sequence CTGGGCGGCTCCGTCGCCGTGCTGCTCGTCGGGGCGGTCCTGGCGACCGGGTGCGAGCCGGTGGAGGCGACCGGCGGTACGGGCGCCTCGCCCGTACCCCGCGTGACCACCGCACCCACCACGCCCACGGCGCCCGTCGCACCGTCCTCGCCCTCGCCGTCCCGGTCCTCCGACGACAAGCCGGCGGCACCGGCCCCGACGCGCACCTCCCCGGCGGCTCCGGCGCCCTCGCCGTCCGCCCGGGTCCTGATGAAGGTCGGCTCGGAGGGGGCGCGGGTGCGCGAACTCCAGGCCCGGCTGCGGCAGACGAAGCACTTCGCCCGCAACCCCACCGGCTACTACGGGACGCTCACCGCCCAGGCGGTGGAGGCGTTCCAGCGAGGGCTGGGCATCGAGGCGACGGGCCGTACGGACACGGTCACCTGGCAGCGGCTGCTGGCCGCCACCCGTACGCCCACGGCGTCCGAACTCGACCCGCCCACCGAACTCCCGGTGGCGGCACCGGATCCGCGCTGCCTGAAGGGCCGGGTGCTCTGCGTCAGCAAGGAGAGCCGGACCCTGGCGTGGATGATCGACGGCCGGGTGGTCTCGGTGATGGACGTGCGGTTCGGCTCGGAGTACACGCCGACGCGCGAGGGCGTCTTCTCCGTCTACTGGAAGTCGCGCCACCACGTCTCCACGCTGTACGGCTCCGCGATGCCGTACGCGATGTTCTTCAGCGGCGGACAAGCGGTGCACTACTCCGCCGACTTCGCCGCGCGCGGCTACGGAGGCGCGTCCCACGGCTGCGTCAACGTCCGCGACGAGAAGAAGATCTCCGCGCTCTACGAGCAGGTGAAGAACGGCGACAAGGTCGTGATCTACCACTGA